A window from Zingiber officinale cultivar Zhangliang chromosome 7A, Zo_v1.1, whole genome shotgun sequence encodes these proteins:
- the LOC121999731 gene encoding protein RADIALIS-like 4 translates to MATANPQQPAPTDMASGSSSTTRSRLPAEAWSKEENKRFELALARYGEGTPDRWARVTRAVGGGKSVDQVVRHYERLLDDIKLIETATEPFYHYPTYNANRRGGPASTAAAGDQEQRLRILKI, encoded by the exons ATGGCGACGGCCAACCCACAACAGCCAGCCCCAACCGACATGGCCTCCGGTTCCTCGTCGACTACGCGCAGCCGGCTTCCGGCGGAGGCATGGAGCAAGGAGGAGAACAAGCGGTTCGAGTTGGCGCTGGCGCGCTACGGAGAGGGCACCCCCGACCGCTGGGCGCGCGTCACCCGTGCCGTCGGCGGCGGGAAGTCCGTCGACCAAGTGGTGCGCCACTACGAGCGACTCCTCGACGACATCAAGCTCATCGAGACGGCCACCGAGCCGTTCTACCACTACCCCACCTACAACGCGAACCGCCGTGGCGGCCCCGCCTCCACCGCCGCCGCCGGCGACCAGGAGCAAAG GCTGAGGATCTTGAAGATCTAG
- the LOC122002609 gene encoding pre-rRNA 2'-O-ribose RNA methyltransferase-like, which produces MGKVKGKQRQDKYYHLAKEQGYRSRASFKLLQLDAKYRFLPSARSVLDLCAAPGGWLQVAVNHAPVGSFIVGVDLFPIRPIRGAHALAEDITTPKCRAAIKRLMDSNGCSAFDVILHDGSPNVGGAWAQEATSQSALVVDSIRLATNFLAPKGTFVTKVFRSQDYSAIIFCLKQFFDKVEVTKPVASRSTSAEIYVIGVRYKAPAKIDPRLLDVKHLFQGAIEQPKVVNVLRGSKQKRNREGYEEGNTTLWKVGLVSDFIQSESSVEFLSSVNALSFDDPACFSFRDHELTTDEIKSLCEDLYVLDKKSFKQLLKWRIHIRNALSKEKVASTANEDKIVIKEDDAKEDEQEDEDDKVLNEMEELSQLMDKKKKKAKKLLSKRRAKDKARKAMGIQIDATEDSYIERDLFSLSAIKGKKELLAIDSTDLNDEYGEDNLVDSDDEEAQREIEKEDSSDEMDSDEEQRRYNEQLEEELDEAYERYVTRKGGSTKERKRAKRTSDDLDLIEEENDGDDLVHPVEESDQKQNKESNPLMVPIVEDEQPTEEQMVERWFGQDVFTEAATDGMLEDSESDEEKEAKIVKVPAKTKENIKQPLDLSLPKSLPKSKNTEQDGFEIVPAEPMETSDDDSSSSDESDDMDDYTKAEILAYAKKMLRKKQREQILDDAYNRYMFDDVGLPKWFEDEEKRHCQPIKPITREEVAAMRAQFREIDARPAKKVAEAKARKKRAAMKKLEKARQKANSIVDQTDISERSKRKMIDQVYKKAEPKKPQKEYVVAKKGVRVKLGKGKVLVDRRMKKDARSYGSGKPGKGGFKKGNKTTKGKKAQKGNQSAKTNRSEKKGKGKGRKHA; this is translated from the exons atggGCAAGGTGAAGGGGAAGCAGCGTCAGGACAAGTACTACCACCTTGCCAAGGAGCAAGGTTACCGCTCTCGTGCCTCCTTCAAGCTCCTCCAGCTCGACGCCAAGTACCGGTTCCTCCCCTCTGCCCGCTCCGTCCTCGACCTCTGCGCCGCCCCAGGCGGGTGGCTCCAGGTAGCTGTTAATCATGCTCCCGTAGGATCCTTCATCGTCGGCGTTGATCTCTTCCCCATCCGCCCTATTCGCGGTGCTCATGCCCTTGCTGAGGACATCACCACCCCCAAATGCCGCGCTGCCATCAAGCGCCTCATGGACTCCAACGGCTGCTCTGCCTTCGATGTCATCCTCCATGACGGGTCTCCGAACGTTGGAGGCGCCTGGGCCCAGGAGGCCACCTCACAGTCGGCCTTGGTCGTGGATTCGATCAGGTTGGCCACTAATTTCTTGGCTCCTAAAGGAACCTTTGTTACCAAG GTTTTCAGGTCGCAAGATTACAGTGCCATTATTTTTTGTCTCAAGCAG TTTTTTGATAAAGTTGAAGTGACTAAACCAGTTGCAAGTCGGTCGACCTCTGCAGAAATTTATGTAATTGGGGTAAGATATAAGGCCCCTGCAAAGATCGATCCTCGGCTTCTTGATGTGAAACATCTATTTCAAGGAGCGATAGAACAACCTAAG GTTGTGAATGTTCTTAGAGGATCAAAACAAAAGAGAAATCGTGAAGG GTATGAAGAAGGGAATACTACACTGTGGAAGGTTGGCCTAGTTTCTGATTTTATACAGTCAGAGTCATCAGTGGAATTTCTCAGCTCTGTAAATGCATTATCATTTGATGATCCAGCATGTTTTTCTTTTAGGGATCACGAGTTAACCACAGATGAG ATTAAATCGCTCTGTGAGGATTTGTATGTACTTGACAAAAAAAGTTTCAAGCAGCTGTTAAA ATGGCGCATCCACATTAGAAATGCATTGTCTAAAGAGAAGGTGGCTTCAACAGCTAATGAAGACAAGATTGTTATTAAGGAAGATGATGCGAAAGAGGACGAGCAAGAGGACGAGGATGATAAAGTTCTAAATGAAATGGAAGAGCTGTCACAACTGAtggacaaaaagaaaaaaaaggcgaAGAAACTTCTTTCAAAGCGCCGAGCTAAG gaTAAAGCACGAAAAGCAATGGGAATACAAATTGATGCCACAGAAGACAGCTATATTGAGAGGGATTTGTTTTCTCTTTCTGCTATCAAG GGTAAGAAAGAATTGCTTGCAATTGATTCAACAGACCTCAATGATGAATATGGCGAGGACAATTTAGTGGACAGTGATGACGAAGAGGCTCAGAGAGAAATAGAAAAGGAGGATTCATCCGATGAAATGGACTCTGATGAGGAGCAAAGGAG ATACAATGAACAACTTGAAGAAGAGCTTGATGAAGCATATGAACGATATGTGACCAGAAAGGGGGGAAGCACCAAAGAGCGAAAACGTGCAAAGAGGACATCTGATGATCTGGATTTAATAGAG GAAGAAAATGATGGTGATGACCTCGTTCATCCTGTTGAGGAATCTGAtcaaaaacaaaataaagaatCAAATCCTCTAATGGTACCTATTGTTGAAGATGAGCAGCCAACTGAAGAGCAAATGGTGGAGAGATGGTTCGGTCAAGACGTGTTCACTGAGGCAGCAACAGACGGCATGCTTGAAGACAGTGAAAGTGACGAGGAAAAAGAAGCAAAAATTGTCAAAGTTCCTGCAAAGACCAAGGAAAACATTAAACAACCGCTGGATTTGAGCCTCCCTAAAAGCCTTCCTAAGTCAAAGAATACTGAGCAGGATGGCTTTGAAATAGTTCCAGCTGAACCCATGGAAACAAGTGATGACGACTCTTCATCTTCTgatgaatcagatgacatggatGATTATACAAAAGCTGAAATATTAGCTTATGCAAAGAAGATGCTGAGAAAGAAACAGAGAGAGCAGATACTCGATGATGCCTATAACAGATACATGTTTGATGACGTAGGTTTACCAAAATGGTTTGAAGATGAGGAGAAGAGGCATTGCCAACCCATCAAGCCCATCACTCGAGAAGAAGTTGCTGCAATGCGGGCACAATTTAGAGAGATTGATGCTCGACCTGCTAAGAAAGTGGCAGAAGCCAAAGCAAGGAAGAAACGGGCTGCTATGAAAAAGTTAGAGAAGGCTCGACAAAAGGCGAACTCCATTGTAGATCAGACTGACATATCTGAACGTTCCAAGAGGAAGATGATCGATCAGGTATACAAGAAGGCTGAACCAAAGAAGCCTCAAAAGGAGTATGTCGTTGCAAAGAAGGGTGTCCGAGTGAAGTTGGGCAAGGGTAAGGTGCTTGTGGACCGGCGGATGAAGaaggatgctaggtcttatggcTCCGGAAAGCCAGGCAAGGGTGGTTTTAAGAAGGGAAATAAAACTACTAAAGGGAAGAAGGCCCAGAAGGGCAATCAGTCTGCAAAAACAAACAGGTCGGAGAAGAAAGGCAAGGGTAAGGGACGCAAGCATGCCTAA
- the LOC121999732 gene encoding protein RADIALIS-like 4 — translation MATANPQQPAPTDMASGSSSTTRSRLPAEAWSKEENKRFELALARYGEGTPDRWARVTHAVGGGKSVDQVVRHYERLLDDIKLIETATEPFYHYPTYNANRRGGPASAAAAGDQEQRLRILKI, via the exons ATGGCGACGGCCAACCCACAACAGCCAGCCCCAACCGACATGGCCTCCGGTTCCTCGTCGACTACGCGCAGCCGGCTTCCGGCGGAGGCATGGAGCAAGGAGGAGAACAAGCGGTTCGAGTTGGCGCTGGCGCGCTACGGAGAGGGCACCCCCGACCGCTGGGCGCGCGTCACCCATGCCGTCGGCGGCGGGAAGTCCGTCGACCAAGTGGTGCGCCACTACGAGCGACTCCTCGACGACATCAAGCTCATCGAGACGGCCACCGAGCCGTTCTACCACTACCCCACCTACAACGCGAACCGCCGTGGCGGCcccgcctccgccgccgccgccggcgaCCAGGAGCAAAG GCTGAGGATCTTGAAGATCTAG